A region from the Halomarina litorea genome encodes:
- a CDS encoding carbohydrate kinase family protein encodes MTDDGVLVAGETLVDMLPAGGAGTDGETFHRHAGGAPANVAVGLARLGDPPQFWTRLGGDRFGDFLATTLADEGVSDTLVERGSGTTALAFTEPGVEGRFRFYASGTETVALDADRVPDGVLDSVGWVHVGGFLLGFPEARRATVRLVERARSRGCTVSFDPNVRPEVFADGETMRAAIDRLVARADVLKVSEEDLSLAGYDFPDPVSALADRGPHTVFRTRGADGASALATEDAPWGAGRFDHDGVPVDAVETTGAGDAFTAGAIAALRDGESLPDALGFAVAAGAAATTAHGAMGALPTHEVVESTRRDVA; translated from the coding sequence ATGACCGACGACGGGGTGCTGGTGGCCGGCGAGACGCTGGTGGACATGCTCCCGGCCGGTGGTGCGGGAACCGACGGGGAGACCTTCCATCGTCACGCCGGGGGTGCGCCCGCGAACGTCGCCGTCGGCCTCGCCCGCCTCGGCGACCCGCCGCAGTTCTGGACGCGACTGGGCGGCGACCGGTTCGGCGACTTCCTCGCCACTACGCTCGCCGACGAGGGTGTCTCCGACACGCTGGTCGAACGCGGGTCGGGGACGACGGCGCTGGCGTTCACCGAACCGGGTGTCGAGGGCCGCTTTCGCTTCTACGCGTCGGGGACGGAGACGGTGGCGCTGGACGCCGACCGGGTCCCCGACGGCGTCCTCGACTCGGTGGGATGGGTCCACGTCGGGGGGTTCCTGCTCGGCTTCCCCGAGGCACGGCGGGCGACGGTCCGCCTCGTCGAACGCGCCCGCAGTCGGGGGTGTACCGTCTCGTTCGACCCGAACGTCCGCCCGGAGGTGTTCGCCGACGGGGAGACGATGCGGGCGGCAATCGACCGCCTCGTCGCCCGCGCGGACGTGCTGAAGGTCTCGGAGGAGGACCTCTCGCTCGCGGGCTACGACTTCCCGGACCCCGTGTCGGCGCTGGCAGACCGCGGCCCGCACACGGTCTTCCGCACGCGCGGCGCGGACGGCGCGAGCGCACTCGCCACGGAGGACGCGCCGTGGGGAGCGGGCCGCTTCGACCACGACGGCGTCCCCGTCGACGCCGTCGAGACGACGGGCGCGGGCGACGCCTTCACCGCCGGCGCGATAGCGGCCCTCCGGGACGGCGAGTCGCTCCCGGACGCCCTCGGGTTCGCCGTCGCGGCGGGCGCGGCGGCGACCACCGCCCACGGCGCGATGGGCGCCCTCCCGACCCACGAGGTGGTCGAGTCGACCCGGCGGGACGTGGCGTAG
- a CDS encoding DMT family transporter: MSRLRPVALFLSLGLLWGLSFPAITVGLSALDPLFFAATRYDVAAVALLAYAVFGTERWRPTGRDDVLAVLAGGVFLVAGNSLLFVGQQTTTSGVAAIIYSLIPILTTVFAFLLLADERLSRTGLLGVCFGLVGVVIIARPEPGNPLAAGVVGKLLILAAAASVALGSVLIRRLSPSLDDAGLTGWSMLAGAVFLHVGSLATGESVPGALSPAVLTAVVYLGTLATAVAFLIYFHLLGTYGPLQSNLVSYVVPVVATVAGALLLDEPITPLTVVGFAVILLGFVLLQRRSLARFLAERRGTRA, encoded by the coding sequence GTGTCCCGCCTCCGCCCCGTCGCGCTGTTCCTCTCGCTCGGTCTCCTGTGGGGGTTGTCGTTCCCCGCCATCACGGTGGGGCTGTCGGCGCTCGACCCGCTGTTCTTCGCGGCGACGCGCTACGACGTGGCCGCCGTCGCCCTCCTCGCGTACGCCGTCTTCGGCACCGAGCGCTGGCGGCCGACCGGCCGCGACGACGTGCTGGCGGTGCTCGCGGGCGGGGTGTTCCTCGTCGCGGGCAACAGCCTGCTGTTCGTCGGTCAGCAGACGACGACCAGCGGCGTCGCCGCCATCATCTACAGCCTCATCCCCATCCTGACGACGGTGTTCGCCTTCCTCCTGCTGGCGGACGAGCGCCTCTCGCGGACCGGCCTTCTGGGGGTCTGCTTCGGCCTCGTCGGCGTCGTCATCATCGCCCGACCCGAACCGGGGAACCCGCTCGCGGCGGGCGTCGTCGGCAAACTCCTCATCCTCGCGGCCGCCGCCAGCGTCGCCCTCGGGAGTGTCCTCATCCGGCGGCTGTCGCCGTCGCTCGACGATGCCGGGCTGACCGGGTGGTCGATGCTCGCCGGGGCGGTGTTCCTCCACGTCGGGAGCCTCGCCACCGGGGAGTCCGTCCCCGGCGCGCTCTCGCCGGCGGTGCTGACGGCCGTCGTCTACCTCGGGACGCTCGCCACCGCCGTCGCCTTCCTCATCTACTTCCACCTGCTCGGCACCTACGGTCCCCTCCAGAGCAACCTCGTCTCCTACGTGGTGCCGGTCGTCGCCACCGTCGCGGGCGCACTCTTGCTGGACGAACCCATCACGCCGCTCACCGTCGTCGGGTTCGCGGTCATCCTGCTCGGGTTTGTCCTCCTCCAGCGCCGCTCCCTGGCGCGGTTCCTCGCAGAACGTCGCGGGACGAGAGCGTAG
- a CDS encoding alpha-hydroxy-acid oxidizing protein, whose protein sequence is MVEDPSEPYGQDRQRDVIASGMLADDPPDLPVRYEELEARAVEAMESGPANYLAGGAGGETTMSTNREAFREWRIVPRLLRDVSERDLSVDLLGREFDVPFMVAPIGNQTIFHEAGELGTAGACADLNVPMCLSSVSSHTIEEVADTLGDTPKWFQLYWSSERAIMESFVGRAEDAGFDAIVVTVDVPILGWRERDLQGGYSPSLDGAGLGNYFSDPAFREGLDEPPEENESAAIYHWLDVFGNPALDWDDVEDLVGMTDLPVVVKGLLHPDDAEEAISRGVDAIAVSNHGGRQLDGEIAALEALPGIADQVMGRVPITFDSGIRRGPDIVKALALGADAAMVGRPFACGLAVGGEAGVREVLSNVRGDLDVSLSNTGTASVSDLDESVLVHRSELAGGR, encoded by the coding sequence ATGGTCGAGGACCCCTCCGAGCCGTACGGACAGGACCGACAGCGCGACGTCATCGCCTCCGGGATGCTCGCGGACGACCCGCCGGACCTCCCGGTCCGCTACGAGGAACTGGAGGCGCGCGCGGTGGAGGCGATGGAGTCGGGTCCGGCGAACTACCTCGCGGGCGGGGCGGGCGGGGAGACGACGATGAGCACCAACCGCGAGGCGTTCCGCGAGTGGCGTATCGTCCCCCGCCTCCTGCGGGACGTCTCCGAGCGTGACCTCTCGGTCGACCTCCTCGGCCGGGAGTTCGACGTCCCGTTCATGGTCGCGCCCATCGGCAACCAGACCATCTTCCACGAGGCGGGCGAACTCGGGACCGCCGGTGCCTGCGCCGACCTGAACGTCCCGATGTGCCTCAGCTCCGTCTCCTCGCACACCATCGAGGAGGTGGCCGACACCCTCGGTGACACGCCGAAGTGGTTTCAGCTCTACTGGTCGTCGGAGCGGGCCATCATGGAGAGCTTCGTCGGGCGGGCCGAGGACGCGGGGTTCGACGCCATCGTCGTCACCGTCGACGTGCCCATCCTCGGGTGGCGCGAGCGCGACCTGCAGGGCGGCTACAGCCCAAGTCTCGACGGCGCGGGACTGGGCAACTACTTCTCGGACCCCGCCTTCCGCGAGGGGCTGGACGAGCCACCGGAGGAGAACGAGTCCGCGGCCATCTACCACTGGCTCGACGTGTTCGGCAACCCGGCGCTCGACTGGGACGACGTCGAGGACCTCGTCGGGATGACCGACCTCCCGGTGGTCGTGAAGGGCCTGCTCCACCCCGACGACGCCGAGGAGGCCATCTCGCGCGGCGTCGACGCCATCGCCGTCTCGAACCACGGCGGCCGCCAACTCGACGGCGAAATCGCGGCGCTCGAAGCCCTGCCCGGCATCGCCGACCAGGTGATGGGTCGCGTGCCCATCACCTTCGACAGCGGCATCCGGCGGGGACCGGACATCGTGAAGGCCCTCGCCCTCGGGGCGGACGCCGCGATGGTGGGCCGCCCGTTCGCCTGCGGCCTCGCCGTCGGCGGCGAGGCGGGCGTCCGCGAGGTGCTCTCCAACGTCCGGGGCGACCTCGACGTCTCGCTGTCGAACACGGGGACGGCGAGCGTCTCGGACCTCGACGAGTCCGTACTCGTCCACCGGTCGGAACTGGCAGGCGGGCGCTGA
- a CDS encoding HalOD1 output domain-containing protein, translating to MTHDSYDSFRFDETTGTYRSEYDASSTADAERVLLGIASAVAKIRGVPVTESTSLSDVVAVERVAHLIADRQDRPESPVVTFTYEESRVTITDGEVVIRPPSET from the coding sequence ATGACACACGACTCATACGACTCGTTCCGGTTCGACGAGACGACCGGGACTTACCGGAGCGAGTACGACGCGTCCAGTACAGCAGACGCCGAGCGGGTACTCCTCGGTATCGCATCAGCCGTCGCGAAGATCCGGGGGGTGCCGGTGACGGAGTCGACGTCCCTGAGCGACGTAGTGGCCGTCGAACGGGTCGCGCACCTCATCGCGGACCGGCAGGATCGTCCGGAGTCCCCCGTTGTCACGTTCACCTACGAGGAGTCGCGGGTCACGATTACCGACGGTGAGGTCGTCATCCGACCGCCTTCGGAAACCTGA
- a CDS encoding alkaline phosphatase D family protein, which produces MGGEALPDVRPSALADPDDAFDPGDVDDSAANSVFPQSVASGGPTPAGVVLWTRLDGERYDPADPVRVVVAENPDFEAVVVDAHLPADRVDPAFDYTVRLDLDGRLEVDTTYYYRFVHDGVASRTGRCRTLPDPEASVESVRFGVLSCQDYENGYYGALAHIAEEDVDFLLHLGDFIYESAGGLFAADDGARYPDRNPTLPSGTDRATTLADFRALHRLYRSDRNLQCALEAHTLVAGWDDHGVSNDRYWDDARDVPVLPDHPEGDDPEVATALLHAGIRAWYENVPSRVHYDPDEEHPHESFRLYRSLRFGDLLELLVTDNRFYRDGPPPRALSLFGVTLGLGGEGDPDRSMLGDDQREWFADRTAAADTRWLGWASAVLTMPFRVGVGPFAVHPKADSTWDGFPYERKRVFSDLHDADPAVVTLSGDLHCSLAGTQRLDGSDGPAVGTEFMGPPVTSVNFSETFGVDDGLAARLARPLFRRAMPAMNPQMAFFDSHEWGYAVVEFSREACTYTAYAVDKTVDRPNDDRRVLARARRHFGREDGDGTATDAR; this is translated from the coding sequence ATGGGGGGTGAGGCACTCCCGGACGTCCGACCGTCGGCACTCGCGGACCCGGACGACGCCTTCGACCCCGGCGACGTCGACGACTCGGCGGCCAACTCGGTGTTCCCCCAGTCGGTGGCCAGCGGGGGGCCGACGCCCGCCGGCGTCGTCCTCTGGACGCGCCTCGACGGGGAGCGATACGACCCCGCCGACCCCGTCCGCGTCGTCGTCGCCGAGAACCCGGACTTCGAGGCGGTCGTCGTCGACGCCCACCTGCCCGCCGACCGCGTCGACCCGGCGTTCGACTACACGGTCCGCCTCGACCTCGACGGCCGCCTCGAGGTGGACACGACCTACTACTACCGCTTCGTCCACGACGGCGTCGCCTCCCGGACCGGGCGCTGTCGGACGCTCCCCGACCCGGAGGCGAGCGTCGAGTCGGTCCGGTTCGGCGTCCTCTCGTGTCAGGACTACGAGAACGGCTACTACGGCGCGCTGGCCCACATCGCCGAGGAGGACGTCGACTTCCTCCTCCACCTCGGGGACTTCATCTACGAGTCGGCGGGCGGCCTGTTCGCGGCCGACGACGGGGCGCGCTACCCCGACCGCAACCCGACGCTCCCGAGCGGGACCGACCGGGCGACGACGCTCGCGGACTTCCGGGCGCTCCACCGCCTCTACCGGTCCGACCGGAACCTCCAGTGTGCGCTCGAAGCGCACACGCTCGTCGCCGGGTGGGACGACCACGGGGTCTCGAACGACCGCTACTGGGACGACGCGCGCGACGTGCCGGTCCTCCCGGACCACCCCGAGGGCGACGACCCCGAAGTCGCGACGGCTCTGCTCCACGCCGGCATCCGGGCGTGGTACGAGAACGTCCCCTCGCGGGTCCACTACGACCCGGACGAGGAACACCCCCACGAGTCGTTTCGCCTCTACCGGTCGCTCCGGTTCGGCGACCTGCTCGAACTCCTCGTCACCGACAACCGGTTCTACCGCGACGGACCGCCCCCACGGGCGCTCTCGCTGTTCGGCGTCACCCTCGGCCTCGGCGGCGAGGGCGACCCGGACCGGTCGATGCTCGGCGACGACCAGCGGGAGTGGTTCGCCGACCGGACCGCCGCGGCGGACACCCGGTGGCTCGGGTGGGCCAGCGCCGTCCTCACGATGCCGTTCCGCGTCGGCGTCGGCCCGTTCGCCGTCCACCCGAAGGCCGACTCGACGTGGGACGGCTTCCCCTACGAGCGCAAGCGAGTGTTCTCCGACCTCCACGACGCAGACCCGGCGGTCGTCACGCTCAGCGGCGACCTCCACTGCTCGCTCGCGGGGACCCAGCGCCTCGACGGGAGCGACGGCCCGGCCGTCGGGACGGAGTTCATGGGACCGCCCGTCACGAGCGTCAACTTCTCGGAGACCTTCGGCGTGGACGACGGCCTCGCGGCGCGACTCGCGCGCCCGCTCTTCCGGCGTGCGATGCCCGCGATGAACCCCCAGATGGCGTTCTTCGACAGCCACGAGTGGGGCTACGCCGTCGTCGAGTTCTCGCGGGAGGCGTGTACGTACACCGCCTACGCGGTCGACAAGACGGTCGACCGGCCGAACGACGACAGACGGGTGCTGGCCCGCGCGCGGCGACACTTCGGCCGGGAGGACGGCGACGGCACCGCGACGGACGCACGCTGA
- a CDS encoding SDR family NAD(P)-dependent oxidoreductase, with the protein MDLGLSDRTALVTGGGGRIGSEDCRVLAEEGAEVVVLDVDEDAAQSVADEISEDGGTAHAVVCDLTDREDVADTVGALREETGGVDVLVNNAAMVDARDRVANFDDDVWDRDVAINLTGAYNVTREVFPAMCDRGWGRVINMSSMAGWQGGFGQISYSATKAALIGFGKTLALEGAQSGVTSNVIAPNIVVEALADMSIEELEEFDSHFARIAKATPMRKLGKERDVADMVAFLSSEQASYVTGQVVGVTGGIDLFSF; encoded by the coding sequence ATGGACCTTGGACTCAGTGACCGCACTGCCCTCGTGACGGGCGGCGGCGGCCGCATCGGGAGCGAAGACTGCAGAGTGCTGGCGGAGGAGGGCGCCGAGGTGGTCGTCCTCGACGTGGACGAGGACGCCGCCCAGTCCGTCGCCGACGAAATCAGTGAGGACGGGGGCACCGCCCACGCCGTCGTCTGCGACCTCACCGACCGCGAGGACGTGGCCGACACCGTCGGGGCCCTCCGTGAGGAGACGGGCGGTGTCGACGTCCTCGTGAACAACGCCGCGATGGTGGACGCCCGCGACCGGGTGGCGAACTTCGACGACGACGTCTGGGACCGCGACGTCGCCATCAACCTCACCGGCGCGTACAACGTCACCCGTGAGGTGTTCCCCGCGATGTGCGACCGCGGGTGGGGCCGCGTCATCAACATGTCCTCGATGGCGGGGTGGCAGGGCGGCTTCGGGCAGATTTCCTACTCCGCGACGAAGGCCGCGCTCATCGGCTTCGGCAAGACCCTCGCCCTCGAAGGCGCGCAGTCCGGCGTCACCTCGAACGTCATCGCGCCGAACATCGTCGTCGAGGCGCTCGCAGACATGTCCATCGAGGAACTGGAGGAGTTCGACTCGCACTTCGCGCGCATCGCCAAGGCGACGCCGATGCGCAAACTCGGGAAGGAGCGCGACGTGGCCGACATGGTCGCGTTCCTCTCCAGCGAGCAGGCCTCCTACGTGACGGGACAGGTCGTCGGCGTCACCGGCGGCATCGACCTCTTCTCGTTCTAG
- the ggt gene encoding gamma-glutamyltransferase, giving the protein MSRKDGGRSRDAGDHADLSTNRRSFLAGTAALGVGMVTGGAGVVAGDDGDGTTQDGEMPAPSVARAADGMVASVHPQASEVGKRVLAGGGNAVDAAVAVQFALNVTQPHTSGIGGGGFMLVYDADEDETYAVDNRERAPLNAEKDMFLQENGEPIPFGERIGLGQAVGVPGTLRACDVALKRFGSRDIADLIEPAIQLAKPNGTRVEVDAFVAQSIRENMGRFNDAARDLFVPDGEPLSEGDTLDQPHLAEAFRRIRDEGIGALYGGELGQALADVVQEEGGSMTVDDLARYNVTIDHAEHAEYDGLTVRTMSLPSSGGLTIGHILNLVDPLDLGQYDPRDAAKYHALVEAFGLAYADRGEYMGDKAFVDAPWQGLFDEAYLAERRGLIPPHNASPGRPQPGDPWSYQPGNPYVVEAPSVDVGSEPGGSRASSRNTSHTTHFTVADGDGNLVSWTSTIEQLFGSGIVVPEYGVVLNNELTDFDAVPGGPNEVAPTKRPLSSTSPTIVFEDGDPLMTVGSPGGKTIITTVAQVIVNVATFGLSLPEAVREPRIYNDTDPEVLWEPAVPDGTVSNLRERNHTLQPEPRQLGNVQAIRVTDDGYLDVADGRRAGLATGTGGDEEDDD; this is encoded by the coding sequence ATGTCACGAAAAGACGGCGGTCGAAGCCGGGATGCGGGCGACCACGCCGACCTGTCGACGAACCGGCGGTCCTTCCTCGCCGGAACGGCGGCACTCGGCGTCGGGATGGTCACCGGCGGTGCGGGCGTCGTCGCCGGCGACGACGGCGACGGCACAACGCAGGACGGCGAGATGCCCGCCCCCAGCGTCGCCCGTGCGGCGGACGGGATGGTCGCCTCCGTCCACCCACAGGCCTCCGAAGTCGGGAAGCGCGTCCTCGCAGGCGGTGGCAACGCCGTCGACGCGGCGGTTGCCGTCCAGTTCGCCCTGAACGTCACCCAGCCGCACACCTCCGGCATCGGCGGCGGCGGGTTCATGCTCGTCTACGACGCCGACGAAGACGAGACGTACGCCGTCGATAACCGCGAGCGCGCCCCGCTGAACGCCGAGAAGGACATGTTCCTGCAGGAGAACGGCGAACCCATCCCGTTCGGCGAGCGCATCGGTCTCGGGCAGGCGGTGGGCGTCCCCGGCACCCTCCGTGCCTGCGACGTCGCGCTCAAGCGCTTCGGGAGCCGCGACATCGCGGACCTCATCGAACCGGCCATCCAGTTGGCGAAACCTAACGGGACCCGGGTGGAGGTGGACGCCTTCGTCGCCCAGTCCATCCGCGAGAACATGGGCCGCTTCAACGACGCCGCGCGCGACCTGTTCGTCCCGGACGGCGAACCGCTCTCGGAGGGAGACACGCTGGACCAGCCTCACCTCGCGGAAGCCTTCCGGCGCATCCGCGACGAGGGAATCGGCGCGCTCTACGGCGGCGAGCTCGGACAGGCGCTCGCCGACGTGGTCCAGGAGGAGGGTGGCTCCATGACAGTCGACGACCTCGCGCGCTACAACGTCACCATCGACCACGCCGAGCACGCCGAGTACGACGGCCTGACGGTGCGGACGATGTCCCTGCCGAGTTCCGGCGGTCTCACCATCGGGCACATCCTGAACCTCGTCGACCCCCTCGACCTCGGGCAGTACGACCCCCGCGACGCGGCGAAGTACCACGCGCTCGTCGAGGCGTTCGGCCTCGCGTACGCCGACCGGGGCGAGTACATGGGCGACAAGGCGTTCGTCGACGCGCCGTGGCAGGGGCTCTTCGACGAGGCGTACCTCGCGGAGCGCCGGGGCCTCATCCCGCCGCACAACGCGAGTCCCGGGCGGCCACAGCCCGGCGACCCGTGGAGCTATCAGCCCGGGAACCCCTACGTCGTGGAGGCACCCTCCGTCGACGTGGGGAGCGAACCCGGCGGGTCCCGCGCCTCCTCGCGGAACACGAGCCACACGACGCACTTCACCGTCGCGGACGGCGACGGCAACCTCGTCTCGTGGACGTCGACCATCGAGCAACTGTTCGGTTCCGGCATCGTCGTCCCCGAGTACGGCGTCGTGCTCAACAACGAACTGACGGACTTCGACGCGGTACCGGGCGGTCCGAACGAGGTGGCCCCGACGAAACGGCCCCTCAGTTCGACCAGCCCCACCATCGTCTTCGAGGACGGCGACCCGCTCATGACCGTCGGCTCCCCCGGCGGCAAGACCATCATCACCACCGTCGCGCAGGTCATCGTGAACGTCGCCACGTTCGGCCTCTCGCTCCCCGAGGCCGTGCGTGAGCCGCGCATCTACAACGACACCGACCCCGAGGTGCTCTGGGAGCCGGCGGTTCCCGACGGGACCGTCTCGAACCTCCGCGAGCGGAACCACACGCTCCAGCCCGAACCGCGGCAACTCGGCAACGTCCAGGCAATCCGCGTGACCGACGACGGCTACCTCGACGTCGCAGACGGGCGACGGGCGGGGCTGGCGACCGGAACCGGCGGGGACGAGGAGGACGACGACTGA
- a CDS encoding helix-turn-helix transcriptional regulator has product MERDDAPEIIKRAELLSHLREGPADTEALERNSSASRSTVHRAMRSLTEKGLVEDVDGTFGLTGVGEVVAARTDTYLSELESIARLEPLLNVVDADSVDLPLEHLTDATVVRPRAGHPHLAVKRLRDMLADADSMRMFSRVVSPIYVDIANRSVRNGAEIQAVFNREVVDVLFSEYGAESRESARTGRFEVKIHDECPFELFLFDERVGLTAHDSEGLPTAFVETSNPAVAEWAESLFGRYWSDAEYATLF; this is encoded by the coding sequence ATGGAACGTGACGACGCACCCGAGATAATCAAGCGGGCAGAGTTACTGTCACACCTCCGCGAGGGACCGGCAGACACCGAAGCGCTCGAACGGAACTCGAGTGCGTCCCGGTCGACGGTCCACCGCGCGATGCGGTCGCTGACGGAGAAGGGACTCGTCGAAGACGTCGACGGCACGTTCGGGCTGACCGGCGTCGGGGAGGTAGTCGCCGCCCGCACCGACACGTACCTCTCCGAACTCGAGTCGATAGCGCGGCTCGAACCGCTCCTCAACGTCGTCGACGCCGACTCGGTCGACCTCCCGCTCGAGCACCTGACGGACGCGACGGTCGTCCGCCCGCGAGCGGGACATCCACACCTGGCGGTCAAGCGACTGCGCGACATGCTCGCCGACGCCGACTCGATGCGGATGTTCTCGCGGGTCGTCTCCCCGATATACGTCGACATCGCCAATCGCTCGGTCCGGAACGGGGCCGAAATCCAGGCCGTGTTCAACCGGGAGGTCGTCGACGTCCTCTTCTCCGAGTACGGCGCGGAGTCACGCGAGTCGGCCCGGACCGGGCGGTTCGAGGTGAAGATACACGACGAGTGCCCGTTCGAGTTGTTCCTCTTCGACGAGCGGGTCGGTCTGACCGCCCACGACTCGGAGGGACTCCCGACGGCGTTCGTCGAGACGTCGAACCCGGCGGTCGCCGAGTGGGCCGAGTCCCTCTTCGGGCGCTACTGGAGCGACGCCGAGTACGCGACCCTCTTCTGA
- a CDS encoding LLM class flavin-dependent oxidoreductase codes for MRLGVLVPAVDDPTAFTVRAEDLGYESAWMGELWGESSVVRLTDVAARTDDIELGTAILNVFSRTPAVLAMTAKTIDDLSDGRFTLGVGTSTRKAVEDLHGMEWDDPNPIRRAHECIELTKAYLSGEGRVTYDGDVFHAADFPSLDHDVPIYHAALGSANRRVVARLCDGWIPHNVPFPDLADSFEYIAEHAAEAGRDPDAIDVAPYVPACVSDDADEARLMVRKHLAYYVGSGKGYQRAVGGRFPEEADRVADLWHEGDRGAAAEAVTDEMVAALGVAGTPEEAREQLREIGEMDVVDRPLLTIPNSAGHLAERTVEELAPVRF; via the coding sequence ATGCGACTTGGCGTACTTGTACCAGCAGTCGACGACCCGACCGCCTTCACCGTCCGCGCCGAGGACCTCGGCTACGAGTCCGCGTGGATGGGCGAACTCTGGGGCGAGAGCTCCGTCGTTCGCCTGACGGACGTGGCCGCCCGGACGGACGACATCGAACTCGGGACGGCCATCCTCAACGTCTTCTCGCGCACCCCCGCGGTGCTGGCGATGACAGCGAAGACCATCGACGACCTCTCCGACGGGCGGTTCACGCTCGGCGTCGGCACCAGCACCCGGAAGGCCGTCGAGGACCTCCACGGGATGGAGTGGGACGACCCGAATCCCATCCGGCGCGCCCACGAGTGCATCGAACTGACGAAGGCCTACCTCTCCGGTGAGGGGCGCGTCACCTACGATGGCGACGTGTTCCACGCCGCCGACTTCCCGTCGCTGGACCACGACGTGCCCATCTACCACGCCGCCCTCGGCAGCGCGAACCGGCGGGTCGTCGCCCGCCTCTGTGACGGCTGGATCCCCCACAACGTCCCGTTCCCGGACCTCGCCGACTCCTTCGAGTACATCGCAGAGCACGCGGCGGAGGCGGGCCGCGACCCCGACGCCATCGACGTGGCCCCCTACGTCCCCGCCTGCGTGAGCGACGACGCCGACGAGGCCCGCCTGATGGTCCGCAAACACCTCGCGTACTACGTCGGGAGCGGGAAGGGCTACCAGCGAGCAGTCGGCGGACGGTTCCCCGAGGAGGCCGACCGGGTCGCCGACCTGTGGCACGAGGGCGACCGGGGGGCGGCCGCCGAGGCCGTTACCGACGAGATGGTCGCCGCCCTCGGCGTCGCCGGCACGCCCGAGGAGGCCCGCGAGCAGTTGCGCGAGATCGGGGAGATGGACGTCGTCGACCGACCGCTCCTGACCATCCCGAACAGCGCGGGCCACCTCGCCGAGCGAACGGTGGAGGAACTCGCCCCCGTGCGGTTCTGA
- a CDS encoding DUF1059 domain-containing protein → MPVKFECYQTGCSFMIRADSEDELVYLVQEHAERTHDLSLEGEAIRSEVERA, encoded by the coding sequence ATGCCTGTCAAGTTCGAGTGTTATCAGACTGGGTGTAGCTTCATGATCCGTGCGGACTCGGAGGACGAACTGGTGTATCTCGTCCAGGAGCACGCGGAACGGACCCACGACCTGTCCCTCGAAGGGGAGGCGATCCGCTCCGAGGTCGAGCGCGCGTAA
- a CDS encoding DUF7344 domain-containing protein, with protein sequence MADKSDRSLPRERQDIVSDGGEDELSLDRLFSALATARQRAVLSLLVDEERASRDEVASQLAAVEYDVPREEVTDDQREYLVTALHHIVLPKLCEADLVEYVSESGTISRGFSFERAKPYLELAHQHEDGSGT encoded by the coding sequence ATGGCCGACAAATCAGACCGGTCTCTGCCCCGCGAACGGCAGGATATCGTGTCGGACGGTGGCGAGGACGAACTGTCGCTCGACCGCCTGTTCTCGGCACTCGCGACGGCCCGCCAGCGGGCCGTCCTCTCGCTCCTGGTCGACGAGGAACGGGCATCTCGGGACGAGGTAGCGTCGCAACTCGCGGCCGTGGAGTACGACGTCCCGCGGGAGGAGGTGACCGACGACCAGCGCGAGTACCTCGTCACGGCGCTCCACCACATCGTCCTCCCCAAACTCTGCGAGGCGGACCTGGTGGAGTACGTCAGCGAGTCCGGGACCATCTCCCGGGGGTTCTCCTTCGAGCGAGCGAAGCCGTATCTCGAACTGGCACACCAACACGAGGACGGGAGCGGGACCTGA